From Myxococcota bacterium:
GGCGTCGGCGGCCACGTAGGCCGGGTCGTTGCCGCCGAGCTCGTAGCCGATCTGCAGGAACCGGCCCGCGGCCGCCTGGCTGATGCGCGTGCCGCCGTGGACCGAGCCCGTGAACACCACGTGGTCGACGCGCGGGTCGCCAACCATGCGCTCGGTGAGCTCGTGCGTGCAGTCGAGTGACTGCACGATGCGCGGGTCGGCGCCGGCCTCGCGGAAGGCGTCGGCGAACATCGGCCCGCACGAGGGCGAGCGCGGCGAGTGCTTCACCACCACGGCATTGCCCGCGAGCACCGCCGGCATGACCACGTTCACCGCGGTCAGCAGCGGGTAGTTCCAGGCGGGCAGGTCCAGCACGACTCCCAGCGGCACCTTCTCGATGCGGCGCACGATGCCGTCGTCGCCGCCGGGGTCGATCGGCGCGAGCCCGCGGTCGGCGAGCTCGAGCATCGTGCGCGCGCGCGAGGCCAGCGTTCGCAGCTCACCTGCGGCCTGCGCGAGCGGCTTGCCCATCATACGCGAGATGGCCGGCGCGATCGCGTCGGCACGTGACTCCATGACCTGCACCGCGCGCTCGACCAGCTCTTTGCGCGTATCGAGCGGGAGCGCCGCGGCCAGCGCCGCGCCCGCGCGCGCGCGCTCGAGCGCGCGGCTGATCTCGTCCCACTCCGCGAGCGGCACCTCGCAGGCGAGCTCGCCGGTGAACGGATCGTCGACGCGCAGCGTGGCCATCTCTCACCCCCGGCGGTGTTGTAACACGTCAGTCGCCGCCGGTCCGCAGGCGGATCCGCTCGGTGAGCAGCATGCGCGGCCGCGTGCCGCAGTTCGGCGCCGGCGCGTGCAGGACCCAGGGGTGCATGACCAGCACGTCGGCCGGCTCGCCCACGGCCTCGACCACCTGGAGCTCGCCGCCGGCCACGACGCTGACTCGCTCCATGAAGCGCGCGATCCGGTCCTCGCCCGGCCGCAGCGACCAGAGCTCGCGCAGCCAGGGCACCTCGCGCGCGAGTGAGCGCCGCACCTCCGAGGAGGCGCCGGGCCAATCGGGCGGCTGCCGCCGGCGCAGTGCGTCGACCAACCGGTGCGACCCCGCCACGAACAGGGTGCCGCCACTGCGCGGCTCGATCCGGTCGACGAACAGGAACACCTGAATGCCCGGAATGACCGTCGCGGCCGCCGGCGCCGGATAGTCCAGGTGCCAGACCTTGTGCGGCAGCCGCCATTCCGCTCCCGGGTTGGGCCAGGTCATCATCAACAGCTGACCCGCGTGCTGCGGGACGAGCCACCGGCCCGCGCCGAGCATGTCGTCGATCGCTGCGACCCCCGAGTCACCCCAGGTCTTGGCGAAGTCGAACGCGCCCATCAGGCGGGAGGTCCGGGCGGCATGGATCACGAAGCTTGCGGGCGGTGACTCGGGAATGGCGCGCTTCTGTGCGAGATACTCGAGAATGCGCGCGCGCAGATCGGCGACCACTCCAGGATCGACCGCGGCGCGCAGCCACAAGAGACCTCGAGCTTCGAACTCTTCGCGTTGCGCCCGGCTCAGCATCGCGCGCTCCCGATCCGGCCCCAGGCCCGCAGCTTCGGGTCGCTCTCGCGCTCGAGCTCCGCGAACACGCCGGCCAGGTCCGGGTGGGCGTGGTTCCACGCCAGCAGCACGGCCGCCTGGCGGCGCACGCGCAGGCTCTCGTCCTGGAACAGCCGCTCCAGGAGCAGCGGCACGATCTCGTGTGACTCCACCCGGGCGTGCGCGACCCCCAACGCCACCATCGCCACGAAGCGCACCTTGCTTCTGGGATCGCGCAGCAGCGGGACCAGTGACTCGAAGTCGGCGGGGTCGGGGCAGTGGAACAGCCAGATCGCGCACCAGCGGCGCACCTGCCAGCGGCCGTCGTGCGTGCCCTCGAGCACGGCGGCGCGGGCAGCGGGGCCGGCGGCGAGCAGGGACTGGTAGGCCGCGGCGCGCCGCGCCGGGTCTGCCAGCGCGTCGACGAGGGCCTGCGCCCCGGACAGGGGACTCGGACTCATGTCGTCTCTCCCGCGGGCGCCGAAAGCACCGAAGGCCCGGCGCCCGCTCCAAGGGTCGGCCGTCTGGCCCGGCGAGGCGCAACCACTGCGCCGCGCAGGTCGGACGGTCCGATGGAGTGAGCGCGGGCCTCGACCCGCGGTTCACGTCTGTGCGCGCAGGATCCCCGGGCGCTCGCCAGGAGTCAAGACCCGCGGCCGCGTGTACCATC
This genomic window contains:
- a CDS encoding HEAT repeat domain-containing protein, which produces MSPSPLSGAQALVDALADPARRAAAYQSLLAAGPAARAAVLEGTHDGRWQVRRWCAIWLFHCPDPADFESLVPLLRDPRSKVRFVAMVALGVAHARVESHEIVPLLLERLFQDESLRVRRQAAVLLAWNHAHPDLAGVFAELERESDPKLRAWGRIGSARC
- a CDS encoding phytanoyl-CoA dioxygenase family protein is translated as MLSRAQREEFEARGLLWLRAAVDPGVVADLRARILEYLAQKRAIPESPPASFVIHAARTSRLMGAFDFAKTWGDSGVAAIDDMLGAGRWLVPQHAGQLLMMTWPNPGAEWRLPHKVWHLDYPAPAAATVIPGIQVFLFVDRIEPRSGGTLFVAGSHRLVDALRRRQPPDWPGASSEVRRSLAREVPWLRELWSLRPGEDRIARFMERVSVVAGGELQVVEAVGEPADVLVMHPWVLHAPAPNCGTRPRMLLTERIRLRTGGD
- a CDS encoding aldehyde dehydrogenase family protein, whose translation is MATLRVDDPFTGELACEVPLAEWDEISRALERARAGAALAAALPLDTRKELVERAVQVMESRADAIAPAISRMMGKPLAQAAGELRTLASRARTMLELADRGLAPIDPGGDDGIVRRIEKVPLGVVLDLPAWNYPLLTAVNVVMPAVLAGNAVVVKHSPRSPSCGPMFADAFREAGADPRIVQSLDCTHELTERMVGDPRVDHVVFTGSVHGGTRISQAAAGRFLQIGYELGGNDPAYVAADA